One stretch of Psilocybe cubensis strain MGC-MH-2018 chromosome 6, whole genome shotgun sequence DNA includes these proteins:
- a CDS encoding GTP-binding protein RHO1 — protein MIVEQTGAGSRAGVHVSPIEVFTRRGGVMRQGGAPVYTHSAEAVRNPWHSSSALKRWYHTFVDGAALLTTIPPARRQPRSPASNTSIHARRRTTAPENHVGNQRNLVIVGDGACGKVHVPIVFRNYVANVEVNDRRAVTPEEGMAVAQKIGAKHYLECSAKSGEGVREVFQYATRAALLSRGKGKKSHHCIVL, from the exons ATGATTGTGGAGCAGACCGGCGCGGGCAGCCGCGCTGGGGTTCATGTCTCTCCAATCGAGGTATTTACGCGGAGAGGCGGTGTGATGCGCCAAGGCGGTGCGCCTGTTTACACGCACAGCGCAGAGGCCGTTCGTAATCCCTGGCATTCAAGTTCCGCTTTAAAACGGTGGTATCATACATTCGTTGACGGGGCCGCTTTGCTCACAACCATCCCCCCTGCTCGTCGCCAGCCCCGCTCCCCAGCATCTAATACATCTATTCACGCACGTCGCCGCACAACCGCCCCCGAGAACCATGTCGGAAATCAAAGGAACCTTGTCATCGTTGGTGATGGTGCTTGCGGAAAG GTCCATGTACCCATCGTGTTCCGGAACTACGTTGCCAATGTCGAGGTCAATG ATAGACGAGCCGTAACCCCCGAAGAG GGTATGGCAGTCGCCCAGAAGATCGGGGCAAAGCACTACCTCGAGTGCTCCGCCAAGTCGGGTGAGGGCGTCCGCGAAGTCTTCCAGTACGCCACCCGCGCCGCACTGCTCAGCAGaggaaagggcaagaagaGCCACCATTGCATCGTGTTGTAG